The Aedes aegypti strain LVP_AGWG chromosome 3, AaegL5.0 Primary Assembly, whole genome shotgun sequence genome contains a region encoding:
- the LOC5565459 gene encoding N-acetylgalactosaminyltransferase 4, with product MIITVVVILHKDQSLANLNAALYYRYASEEPFFNGRPRNVDRIRIDWHDYAHIEYESKREGPGEHGKPLKLEKLEDIKLNEKLLKENGYSAVVSDMIALNRSVPDARHVQCRKKRYLQELPTVSVIVIFYNEHWSTLLRTVHSILNRSPSKLLKEIVLVNDHSTKEFLWEPLQDYVRSKLPSKVKLFNLPVRSGLIAARLAGAKAATGDVLIVLDSHTEVNVNWLPPLIEPIAENYRTCVCPYIDGIAHDTFEYKPQSEGRRGAFDWKFLYKRLPLRPQDQTDPTEPFDSPIMAGGLFAISAKFFWELGGYDEELDIWGGEQYELSFKIWQCGGRMVDAPCSHVGHVYRGLAPFPNPRGTNFVTRNFKRVAEVWMDEYKQFLFERNPEYDKTDAGDLTKQKALRERLQCKPFKWFLDEVAPDLLLKYPLRDPKPFASGRVQSLANPILCLDSLNHNEKEPIGVFSCAANKTHPQSNQFFTLSYFRDIRVASVDKCLDAASEGSEVRLFNCHEIQGNQLWQYDMKNQMIRHGMPSWNQCLDLVKQKITISKCDPGKKTQHWAWGFVNETNLNNWETYGADLLP from the exons ATGATCATCACTGTAGTGGTCATCCTCCACAAGGACCAGAGTCTAGCTAATTTGAATGCTGCTCTGTACTATCGTTACGCCAGCGAAGAGCCATTCTTCAACGGTCGACCTCGGAATGTGGATCGCATTCGGATCGACTGGCATGACTATGCACATATCGAGTACGAATCTAAACGGGAAGGCCCCGGCGAGCATGGGAAGCCTCTCAAGCTAGAGAAATTGGAAGACATCAAGCTGAATGAGAAACTGTTAAAAGAAAATGGATATTCGGCGGTTGTTAGTGATATGATTGCATTGAATCGCTCAGTCCCAGACGCCAGACATGTACA GTGTCGCAAAAAACGCTATCTGCAAGAACTGCCAACGGTCAGCGTGATTGTTATTTTCTACAACGAACACTGGAGCACGTTGCTGCGTACGGTTCATAGTATACTAAATCGCTCGCCATCAAAACTACTGAAAGAAATTGTTTTGGTGAACGACCATAGTACAAAGGAGTTTTTGTGGGAACCCCTGCAGGATTATGTGCGTAGCAAATTGCCATCAAAGGTAAAACTTTTCAATTTACCGGTGCGTTCCGGATTGATTGCGGCACGTTTGGCCGGGGCCAAGGCCGCCACTGGAGATGTTCTGATCGTGCTTGACTCACATACAGAGGTCAACGTGAACTGGCTACCTCCTCTTATCG AACCTATTGCTGAGAATTACCGTACTTGCGTTTGTCCGTATATCGACGGTATAGCTCATGATACATTTGAGTACAAACCCCAGAGCGAAGGACGACGGGGTGCATTTGATTGGAAGTTCTTGTACAAGCGATTGCCTTTGAGACCGCAAGATCAAACGGATCCAACAGAGCCGTTCGATAGTCCCATCATGGCGGGAGGACTGTTTGCCATTAGTGCCAAGTTCTTCTGGGAGCTTGGAGGATATGACGAGGAGCTGGACATTTGGGGTGGTGAGCAGTACGAATTGAGTTTCAAGATTTGGCAATGTGGGGGAAGAATGGTGGATGCACCTTGCTCTCATGTCGGACACGTGTATAGAGGACTCGCACCGTTTCCAAATCCAAGAGGAACCAATTTCGTTACCAGGAACTTCAAAAGAGTTGCTGAAGTGTGGATGGACGAGTACAAACAGTTCCTGTTTGAAAGAAACCCTGAGTATGACAAAACCGATGCGGGAGATCTGACGAAACAGAAGGCTTTGCGAGAGAGGTTACAGTGCAAACCGTTCAAGTGGTTTCTGGACGAGGTTGCTCCAGATTTGCTTCTAAAATACCCCTTACGGGATCCGAAGCCGTTTGCATCGGGACGAGTTCAAAGTTTGGCCAATCCTATATTGTGCCTGGATTCTTTGAACCACAATGAAAAGGAACCGATTGGCGTATTCAGCTGTGCTGCGAATAAGACTCATCCTCAGAGCAACCAATTTTTCACGTTGTCCTATTTCCGGGACATCAGAGTTGCCAGTGTGGACAAGTGCTTGGACGCCGCGAGTGAGGGTTCTGAGGTACGCTTATTCAACTGCCATGAAATTCAGGGTAATCAACTATGGCAATACGATATG aaaaatcagATGATTCGGCATGGTATGCCAAGCTGGAATCAGTGCCTAGATCTCGTGAAGCAAAAGATAACAATATCGAAATGTGATCCCGGCAAAAAGACACAACACTGGGCTTGGGGTTTCGTAAATGAAACCAATTTGAATAATTGGGAAACCTACGGAGCAGACCTTTTGCCTTAG
- the LOC5565432 gene encoding N-acetylgalactosaminyltransferase 6, with the protein MKVTRMFRQIKHSAYRKIRQATIGECILKLLFVFSCMIITVVLIIHKYQSLSNFKKALYYRYVSEDSFFNGRPRNVDRVRVDWHDYAYMEYEAEREGPGEHGKPLKLEKLEDIKLNEKLFKENGYSAVISDMIVLNRSVPDIRHIQCRKKRYLQELPTVSVIVIFYNEHWSTLLRTVYSVLNRSPSHLLKEIVLVNDHSTKEFLWEPLQDFVRTELAPKVKLISLPVRSGLITARLTGAKAATGDVLIVLDSHTEVNVNWLPPLIEPIAEDYRTCVCPFIDVIAHDTFQYRAQDEGKRGAFDWKFLYKRLPLRAQDMVDPTEPFESPIMAGGLFAISAKFFWELGGYDEGLDIWGGEQYELSFKVWQCGGRMVDAPCSRVGHVYRGYAPFPNPRGTNFVTRNFKRVAEVWMDEYKQFLYERNPQFDQTDAGDLTKQKALRERLQCKPFKWFLEEVAPDLVVRYPLRDPKPFASGRVQSAANPKLCLDSMNHKAKEPIGVFSCAANRTYPQNNQFFTLTYYRDIRVSSVDKCLDASSDGSEVILFNCHESQGNQLWQYDTETQMIRHGKPTRNQCLDLVERKVVVSKCDHRKKTQRWEWGFVDEENLNNWESYGAKLLP; encoded by the exons ATGAAAGTTACACGGATGTTCAGACAAATCAAACACTCTGCTTATCGCAAG ATACGACAGGCCACGATCGGCGAATGTATTCTCAAGCTTCTGTTCGTGTTCTCCTGCATGATCATCACTGTGGTGCTCATCATTCACAAGTATCAGAGTTTGTCCAACTTCAAGAAGGCTCTCTACTATCGTTACGTCAGCGAAGACTCATTCTTCAACGGTCGTCCGAGGAACGTGGATCGAGTGCGGGTCGACTGGCATGACTATGCATATATGGAGTACGAAGCCGAACGGGAAGGCCCCGGCGAACATGGGAAGCCTCTCAAGCTAGAAAAACTGGAAGACATCAAGCTGAATGAGAAGCTGTTCAAAGAAAATGGCTATTCGGCGGTGATTAGCGATATGATTGTATTGAATCGCTCTGTGCCAGACATCAGACATATACA GTGTCGCAAAAAACGCTATCTGCAGGAATTGCCAACGGTCAGCGTGATTGTTATTTTCTACAACGAACATTGGAGCACGTTGCTGCGTACTGTTTACAGCGTGCTGAACCGTTCGCCGTCACATCTATTGAAAGAAATTGTTTTGGTCAACGATCACAGCACCAAGGAGTTTTTGTGGGAGCCCTTGCAAGACTTCGTACGAACTGAACTGGCACCAAAGGTGAAGCTGATCAGTTTACCGGTGCGATCGGGATTGATTACGGCTCGATTGACCGGTGCCAAGGCCGCCACCGGAGATGTTCTGATCGTGCTCGACTCACACACAGAGGTCAACGTGAACTGGCTACCGCCGCTAATAG AACCAATCGCCGAAGACTACCGGACGTGTGTTTGCCCGTTCATCGATGTAATCGCTCACGACACATTCCAGTACCGTGCCCAAGATGAGGGCAAACGTGGTGCATTCGATTGGAAGTTCCTGTACAAGCGGTTACCGCTGCGAGCGCAAGACATGGTGGATCCAACGGAACCCTTCGAAAGCCCCATCATGGCCGGGGGTCTATTTGCCATAAGTGCCAAGTTCTTCTGGGAGCTCGGTGGATACGACGAAGGGCTGGACATTTGGGGTGGTGAGCAGTACGAGTTGAGCTTCAAGGTTTGGCAGTGCGGAGGTAGAATGGTGGATGCCCCTTGTTCACGTGTCGGTCATGTGTATCGGGGGTATGCACCGTTTCCGAATCCAAGAGGAACCAATTTCGTCACCAGGAACTTCAAAAGAGTTGCTGAAGTGTGGATGGATGAGTACAAACAGTTTTTGTACGAACGAAATCCTCAGTTTGATCAAACTGATGCGGGAGATCTAACGAAACAGAAGGCTTTACGTGAGAGGTTACAGTGCAAACCTTTCAAGTGGTTTCTGGAGGAGGTTGCTCCCGACCTGGTGGTGCGATATcccttgcgggatccaaagccTTTTGCATCGGGAAGAGTTCAGAGCGCAGCCAATCCGAAGTTATGTCTGGACTCTATGAACCACAAAGCAAAGGAACCGATTGGAGTGTTCAGCTGTGCAGCGAACAGAACCTATCCTCAGAATAATCAATTTTTCACATTGACCTACTACCGAGATATTCGAGTCTCCAGCGTAGACAAGTGTCTGGATGCGTCAAGTGATGGTTCTGAGGTAATTCTGTTCAACTGTCACGAATCACAGGGCAATCAGCTGTGGCAGTACGACACA GAAACCCAGATGATTCGGCACGGTAAGCCAACTAGGAATCAGTGCCTTGATCTCGTTGAACGAAAGGTGGTAGTTTCTAAGTGTGACCACAGGAAGAAAACCCAACGGTGGGAGTGGGGTTTTGTGGATGAAGAAAATCTGAATAACTGGGAAAGCTACGGGGCAAAACTACTACCTTAA